The genomic DNA GATTCCGAAATCTGAATCCATGGGAGATaactttttttaggtttttgtgaGAGAAATTAGGTTGGTGAGAGTGTCAGAGAGAATCGGAGAATTgcagagagagagtttttttttttctttttctttggtccGTCAAAAGTATTTATATAGTATGCGCCGTGAGGAAGGGGACTTGGCGATACGATCAACCAAACAGCCAAAATTTGGTCTTCATTTTTTTCAGCTTCAGTCCACGCTTTTTACCCCTAGCTTTCGTGGATATTACGAGATTGCCACCGGACAGGAATACCCTTGGCGTACCTTTTCGGTTTGTTAAATGCcactttaataataaaaaatagatcaATGCCCGGATTTGTCTAACATTATGGTTTAGTATTCAATTTTCTATgggtttatactttatattattttagacCGGCAAAATTGCAATCGTAAGTGTATgtaatttaaaagtttggttttgagttaAGGTTTATAAATGCGGTTAGCTTTTGGTTTAGTTCGAGTTGACAATTCCCACCTAAATGAGACCAAACtcctaattaaattaataaataataaacgcATATATTGATGCTAAAAGGGAGAGTGAAAGAGTACTACCAACTGACCAAAGGATAGGTGAAGGGTAAATACGGAAATAGCGTGAAGcaaataaaaaggaaacattGGAGAATATAGCATTCGATAAGAGGGAATATACCTTTAGGTAATATTGTAATTACGAGGAAGGAATAAAGGCAAACATACAAGGAAACGAACACTCCTCTCGTTCCCTCTTCCCCAAGTATTGcctggaaaagaaaaaaaactacccAGAAATTTATTCTATCTTTTGTACcaatgtttatattttagtaatttatgcACATggtttctattaaaaaaaaagttgatgaattttgcttatatatttttttttacctgatttgggcttttaaggttttttttatttacatggcccacaaaatttttttttattaagacaTCTAGTAACACTATATGTAACACTCACTTAACATAGCAAAAAAGAAACGGTTAACACAAGGGAAAAAAACTCGAAAAATACgtcatctaatatattttttgccGTTTAATTCCTATAGTtattaaattttccaaaaaataccTAGTTTAATTTCTGTTGTCTTTAAAaccttcattttattaataacggtAAATCCATACTTACGACATAACGACTGTTAACTCTAATGACGGAAATGTTAACCAGAGTTAAAATATAACCCCACGTGGTTAATTAGAGGGAACTAAAGACATTGTTgcccttttcttcttcccccaaatcgattttgagTTTTGGAACCCTAGAACCCTAAACATTACAATTGAAATTAACAATGGATCATACATCATCTATCAGTCGATTCTTGCAACGAACACACCAAACAATCAACCAGAACCGCAATTACTCAGACGGCAACTATCATCGCAATCAAGGGAATTCATGATTTgaagtttgagaagaaaaatcgCTTTAAGGGTTCTAGGGTTCTAAAACTCGAAATCgatttggaggaagaagaagagggcaaCAGTGTCTTTCGTTCCCTCTAATTAACCATTTGGGGTTATATTTTAACCTTGGTTAACATTTCCGTCATTAGAGTTAACAGTCGTTATGTCGTAAGTATGGATCTAtcgttattaataaaatgaaggtttttaaagacaacgaaaattaaactatatattttttggaaaatttaataactagaaGAATTAAATAGATGGCGTATTTTTCAGGTTTTTTCCTTTAACACAAGCTTATTGTTATTGGTATGCTCATATAAGCGCAGTTTGATACGACCTCAACAAACGTAAGCTATgtgatatactgatatacaGTGGGAGTATATACGGAAAACATAACATCATGATATAAAAACGGTACCCCTCAAGTTGGTGAACACCTAAAAGAACAAAAGGAGTAGGTAAAAGGGGTCAAATGTTTGATGAGTGTAGCTTGCTTGGATATTTGGATAATGCCACAActataataaaagagaaattcaCGAAATGACGTGGCAAAATGATTGGATGGGTCTATTTgtaatttcataatgcatagtCAACATGCccaaataaatacaataatttggGAGATATGAGAAAGAAGACGAGAAACgaaatcaaaattcacaaagatgatgatgatgatgtcggCGGCGGCGAGCCACGTAAGAGTGGTGCTTCCGTTACACCAGCAGCGACGGACGATCTCAATCGGATCGGAGATTTTCCGACTGAGTCAAACAGAACCTAGGCGATTCAAGCTGACGATTGCAACGAATGTGACTGCGAAGTACAAGGGGACGaaaatgagagaagagaagctatCGGAGATGATAGAGGAGAAAGTGAAGGAAGCGACGGAGGTTTGTGACACGGACGAGAGATCAGAGGAGTGTAGAGTGGCGTGGGACGAAGTTGAAGAGGTGAGTCAAGCCAGATCAGATCTAAGGATCAAACTGAAGCTACTCAACCAGGATCCTCTCGAGAGTTTCTGGCAAGAGAATCCTGAGACCGACGAGTGTCGAGTCTACCAAGATTAAAAGATATAAGTTTATATCTTTACTTTGTAAAATTTGTTACGActaagaaataagaaataaaaagattgaattttatattatctttaatTTTGAGTGTATGAAGTAAGGGTATATAATATACAAGAGGAAGCAAAGTGATGGAAACAATCTTAAGTTAAGCTAAAAAATGTGGAAATGGCATTGTCCAGACACTGGTGTTGGTACGAGTACAAAATTAAATCCAACAATAACTATTGTAAATGGCATTGGTGGCCACTGGCCTGGCCAGACACTTGATTGGTGCAAGTCTAAAATTAATACCaacaacaaatatgaagaaaCAATTATCAAAGGACAATTCCATTTATAAATTAAGAAGTCctaatttttagatttaactTTAGTGTATGAACGTGTGGACTGTACATTAATTAGTAGACAGACTTATATAAGTTACAAGGACATTCCCATGGCTCTCTTCTTGTTCCCCAAGATGATCACACTCATATGAGGAAAGAGATTGTAACTCaagtaagtaaaaagataaaaacccaatttccaaaatccaaacctttattattatttgttgttaattcTTGAATATTTTGAGATTAATCCTTATTATTATTGACTtgttctcaaaaaaaaatttattatggTGGTAGATATTGGAATTAGGTATTCTAGTTCATTTAGGGCATGTCCAACAAGCGTTTCtatatgaaatgtttttattaaaaaaataataaaatgaagagagaaaaaaggaaaagagaagatatgTTTCTCAACAGACAAAAAGTGACTGGTGTCACTAATTTATTGGtgaatttatagaaaaaaataaaaacaaaaaaagttaataaaattttttttttgagcaatcATCAACTCGCCGCTAGACTTGTTCTTAGTGCTAATAGGAGTATCTCTGGGAGTATCTCCAAGTGTAAGCACAATAAAGCCTCTCATAGCATCAATTATCTTCCATCAACTGTTTGAAGGTTTTGGTGTGGTTGCATATCTGAGGTAATCttaaaatcatctttttttactttcatatAATTACTAGATTAAGCCCGCTTATTAACgtggatataaaaaaaatatgtgaaattttaagttgtatttaaaatgttacttttatttcatttgatttataaaaaaaaccggatttagagttcacacactccatcttgcaatacaatttctttgtatattattacatgataatataattagattttaattctatgcacTCAATCAATCCCATtgagtaacatttataattttcatatcaaaaaaatgagcattgtatcaaatttataccttacttaatattttataaaaactaaaaattaataaacataattatcaaaaaaaaaactgaaaactaattttatctcatatttgaaaaagtaacaatatcttaaatatatatttgtttcatattttataatctcataAGTAATAGTTTTATTACTTGtccaacattatcataaattaatcaaaaattcaaagacgttattttgagaaaattatttatagaaaagtgggtatctacaatcctttttcttttaggattaataattaacagtataatttatttaattatggtgttatagtaattaattgtataattttcttaatctttttttttatagaattagtaatttaaaattagaattagtattatttttgatatacatatatgaactatctttttatatttattaaattgtttatttttttaatttcttataatttacaaatatgttaaaacaaagttttatataacacataacaaaatatttaattgttgaattgacatgtgtcgcgatcacatgactaaatttgaaaaccaaggtttatataataacataatattgagtacgctatcaaatcattcaccgattgaaaaacttaagaaattacattaatttcttattttgattatcttatttttcttacattatgttaatcactaattttcaCACATTAAATCTTTTCATACTTTAATCATGTTTCTGTAtaactatatgattataataaataatatttgcaattaaattgcaaatattttacttattaattgcacatattttcctattgaaattagtaatttaatggATAACCTTCTTATTAGAActagtgatataatagattacttttggttttatagactttctaaaatattaattgtaatccttttatttttagaatttttaatttttatataattattaaataaattttcttttcacacatgtcaaaatattatgatctacttgacacatgtcgcgattatatgaattactaactttgaaaaataaggtttatataataagatatacaGTCAGATTTAGAAAATATAGTTTCAAGATGACCCTGTTTAATTTGGTTTGTGTTAGTTTTCTAGataacatataatttgtttCTGGCTTTGTTTGACCAACGAATACATTTAAGTcgaaagtaagaaaaaaacaaaggaaaaaaataaattatctatatatacatttttggagacatttatgaaataaatcctgaagttcaaaCTTATTTACAAGAATGTCATTGGcatcaattattaatttgtttttcatttcattaattaacattggattttgatttttggaaacaagattttctatcctaataaaatttccaaaacaagaaccactccctttaacattaagattaagtttataattaatttaattaatattaagtttccaattttacaaaacaatattttctccatacaaatatttcctaaacaatcggccTAATCAATAAACGAATTGATTTTCAATCTTGGAAGAGGATCTGTGGCCAAGATTTTCGATCTCAACGCATTGATATTCATAGACGAATTATGAAAAATAAGGATGATGAAATCGATTGACTAAAAATCAA from Camelina sativa cultivar DH55 chromosome 7, Cs, whole genome shotgun sequence includes the following:
- the LOC104702423 gene encoding calvin cycle protein CP12-3, chloroplastic-like, with the protein product MMMMMSAAASHVRVVLPLHQQRRTISIGSEIFRLSQTEPRRFKLTIATNVTAKYKGTKMREEKLSEMIEEKVKEATEVCDTDERSEECRVAWDEVEEVSQARSDLRIKLKLLNQDPLESFWQENPETDECRVYQD